Sequence from the bacterium genome:
GCCTGTACACCCAGGTGAAGTTTGACTCCGTTATCCTGCAACTCAACCTTGAGGAACGAGGCCGCATCCGCATCCAGCACGGGCAGCACCTGGTCCACCATCTCGACCAGGTGAACCTTGAGGCCGAGGCGGCTCAGGCTTTCCACCATCTCCAGCCCGATGAACCCCGCGCCCACCACCAGGGCAGAGGCGGGCTTGCGGCTCTCGACCCAGGCCTTGATCCGCTCGGCATCCGGCACGTTGCGCAGGGTGAACACACCCGGAAGGTCGGCGCCGGGGATCGGCGGGACAACCGGCGAGGCACCTGGGGCCAGGATCAGCTTGTCGTAGGTCTCCTCATACTCTCGTCCGGTCTGCAGTTCGCGTACTTTCACTTTCCCGGCGGCGCGGTCGATCGAGATCACATCGCTGTGCGTGCGCACATCGATCCGGAACCGCCGCGCCAGGGACTGCGGGGTCTGGACCAGCAGCGAGCCGCGGTCGCGTATCTCGCCGCCCACGAAATAGGGCAGGCCGCAGTTGGCGAACGAGACATGCTCGCCGCGCTCCAGAATCACTATTTCAGCCTTTTCATCCATCCGGCGCGCCCGCGCCGCGGCCGAGGCTCCGCCGGCCACGCCTCCCACTATCACCAGTTTCATCAAAGCTACCTTTCATTTGATGGTAGTTTCTGTCTTCTCGAAACCAAACTATGTAGTCCATAATAACAGTCCGGAGCCTGTTTGTCTATTCGTCCGCGAAAACCCGTGAGACGGTGCGAGTTTGGTTTTTCCACGAAGAGGGGATATATTGCTGTAGTATATATTAAAACTTACGGGAGGAGGAAGATGCTGAACCGCAGAGTGATGATAACCCGCCGCGGGGGACCGGAGGTGCTCCGGGTGGTGACCGGGGAGCCGCCGCAGCCGGGCGAGGGACAGGTGCTGGTGCGGGTGGAGGCTGCGGGAGTGGCTTTCGCCGACGTGATGATGCGCGAGGGCATTTACCCCGGCGCTCCGCCGTTCCCGTTCAGCCCGGGCTATGACATCGTGGGGCGGGTGGAGGGCCTGGGCCCGGGCGTGGAGGGTGTGGCGGAGGGCAGTCGCGTGGCCGCGCTCACCGTGCGTGGCGGCTATGCGGACTATGTCTGCCTGGACGCGGAGGACCTGGCGCCTGTGCCAGAGGGCCTCGACCCGGCCGAGGCGGTGAGCCTGGTGCTCAACTACCTGACCGCCTGGCAGATGCTGCACCGGGTGGCGCGGGTCGAAACCGGTGACAGCGTGCTGGTGCAGGGGGCGGCGGGCGGTGTGGGCACCGCGCTGTTGCAGTTGGGCGGCCTGGCCGGTCTCAGGATGTTCGGCACGGCCAGCCGGGGCAAGCTGGCCCTGGTGGAAAGCCTGGGTGCAGTGGGCATCGACTACCGCAGCGAGGATTTCACCGCGCGGGTGCGAGCCGTCCTGGGCGGCGACCGTCTGGATGCGGCTTTCGACCCGCTGGGCGGGCGGAGCTGGCGGCGTTCGTTCCGGCTGCTGGGTTTCGGCGGAATACTGATAGGTTACGGGTTCTACGGCGGCATGCGGGACGGGCGGCGCAGCCCGGTGGGCGCGCTCAAGGCCCTGGTGCGCGACCCGCACTTTTCGATCCTGCCGCTCATCGGGGGCGGCAGGCGGATTGCGGGCTACAACGTGACTTCGCTCAAGAAACGCCGCCCGGGCTGGCACCGTGAGGACCTGGGCGTCCTGTTCGAGCTGCTGCAGGCGCGCAAGATCGCGCCGGTGATCGCCGAGCGCCTGCCCCTGGAGCGGGCGGCGCGGGCGCACGAGCTGCTGGGCGCGCGGGCGGTGAGCGGCAAGATCGTGCTGCTCACCGGGGCGTGAGGGGCACTGGTTATTCGGAGGCCGCAAAAACAAAAGGGCGACCATCCGGTTGCCCTTGCCTCTTTCATTGAAAGGCATCGGTTATCGTAGGGGCAGGCCCCTGTGCCTGCCCCATTTATACGGGCGGCCACAGGGGGCCGCCCCTACATAACAAGGCTTAGGAAAAAACCTGGGCGAACACAAGGCTCACCCCTGCAAAAGGAAACTGACGTCCGCGATTCGGTTTTTGCTGCCTCATGCTCAGCCCCGGCTGTCGTACAGCTCCATGGCCAATGGCAGGCAGGTGGCCACCCCGCGGATGCCGCACACGGTCAGGCTCATCAGGACCGCGTCCCGCACCTCGGCGCGGGATGCACCGGCGGCCTTGGCCATGGGCACGTGGAACTTGAGGGCCAGGGCGTCCGCCTCCGCTGCCTTGAGCGCGATGTAGATCAGGTGCTTGGTCTTGCCGTCCAGCCCATCCGTGCCCACCAGCGAGCGGATCAGGCCGTCGAACGCGCGCGCTACCTCGGGGGCCTCGCGCTGGAACACCTCCAGCGGATTGGCGCCGCTCTTTCCTGCCTCCATCCTGCCACCTCCCTCCGAGTGGGACAGAATCAGTCCCGGGTCCATTTTTCGGCTTTTTTCAGCCAGTCGCGGGCCTCGCTCTCGCTGTCGGCCTTGACCTCGATCAACAGGCCGCGGCTGGACACGTTCGCCAGGGTGTTTTCCACGTCCTGCCGTTCCATATTCTGCAGCACCAGCAGCTTGCCCTTGTCCTGAATCCTCTTGTACAGCGGATACCACTTGGGCGAGCCAACCGAGGGGTTGCCCGCGCCCGGCACCCACTGGATCCCGTCCAGCTCCGGGATGTCGAGCAGAAGGTCCAGGTGCTTGATCTGGTCCGGACCGTCC
This genomic interval carries:
- a CDS encoding medium chain dehydrogenase/reductase family protein, whose protein sequence is MLNRRVMITRRGGPEVLRVVTGEPPQPGEGQVLVRVEAAGVAFADVMMREGIYPGAPPFPFSPGYDIVGRVEGLGPGVEGVAEGSRVAALTVRGGYADYVCLDAEDLAPVPEGLDPAEAVSLVLNYLTAWQMLHRVARVETGDSVLVQGAAGGVGTALLQLGGLAGLRMFGTASRGKLALVESLGAVGIDYRSEDFTARVRAVLGGDRLDAAFDPLGGRSWRRSFRLLGFGGILIGYGFYGGMRDGRRSPVGALKALVRDPHFSILPLIGGGRRIAGYNVTSLKKRRPGWHREDLGVLFELLQARKIAPVIAERLPLERAARAHELLGARAVSGKIVLLTGA
- a CDS encoding carboxymuconolactone decarboxylase family protein: MEAGKSGANPLEVFQREAPEVARAFDGLIRSLVGTDGLDGKTKHLIYIALKAAEADALALKFHVPMAKAAGASRAEVRDAVLMSLTVCGIRGVATCLPLAMELYDSRG